The segment TTGTCGGTTCGACACTTCCACTTGTCCGCTTGTTTGTGGGTGATAGGGTGTAGCTACTCGATGGTGGACACCATGTTTCTCAAGCAATCTGTCGAAAACTTTGTTTATGAAATGTGATCCACCGTCACTAATGACTATTCTTGGAACTCCAAATCTTTGGAAAATGATGTTCTTGAAAAGTTTGATAACTACGGACGCATCATTTGTAGGAGAGGCTACTGCCTCAACCCATTTTGAGACGTAGTCTACAGCGACTAGGATATATTTGTTGCCATAAGAAGATGGGAAATGACCCATAAAATCTATTCCCCAACAGTCGAAGACCTCGACTTCCAAGATAAATTTTTGTtccatctcatgtctcttgcttatttttcctctccGCTGACATCTGTCACATCGTGCTATATGAGCATGAACATCGCGAAATGTTGTTGGCCACCAAAATTCTGCTTGGAGAATtttggaaactgttttaaaagtggCGAAGTGTCCTGCGTAATCAGAGCTATGGCATTGGTAGATAATGTTTGGAATTTCAATTTCAGAGATGCATCTTCTATATATGCCGTCAGAACAGTGTTTGTAGAGATAGGGCTCATCCCAGTGGTATCTCTGAACTTCACGAAAAAATTTCTTACGTTCATAACCTTTTAAGTTTTCTGGTTCAAAATCAGCGGCTAAATAGTTGACTATATCAGCATACCAAGGTCGATCTGTGATTTTCCGTCCAATCGCGTTTGCTTCTTGTGGAGAGACATCCGATATATTATGATTCAAAGCATTACAAGCGACCTTAACTGGTATGTCAATAAGTTCTGTTGATGTTCTGTCGCTGATGGATATGATTGATCTCTCATCAGTAGTGTCGGTTGTCGATTCGCCATTTGATTCGTCCAGCAATCCGTCAGATATGACCGATATGTGACCAATGAATGACGTGTCCAAAAGAGCTATATTTTCTGTAGGAAAGAAATCATCTATATGAACTTTATCCTCAACTCGAATCCTGGAAAGGTGATCAGCGACACCGTTGTCTACTCCTCTTTTATCCTTAATCTCTATATCGAACTCTTGGAGTAACAAGATCCATCTTATTAGTCTTGGTTTAGCATCTTTTTCTGCATTAAGTATTTGATGgcagcatgatcagtgtggactaTAACATGTGCTCCAACTAAGTATTGGCGGAATTTTTCTAAGGCATAAACCACTGCTAGCAACTCTTTTTCCGTGGTAGAGTAATTCCGTTGCGCTTCGTCGAGTGTGCGACTCGCATAGTATATAGCGTGTAGCTTCTTATCTTTTTGTTGTCCTAAAACTGCTCCAACTGCGAAATCACTCGCATCGCACATAATCTTGAAAGGGAGATTCCAATCAGGTGGTTGTACGACTGGGGCAGTTATAAGAGACTTCTTCAGCGCTTCGAAGGCTTCCTTACATTCTGgcgtaaaatcgaatttaactTCTTTGCACAAAAGATTGTTCAGGGGTCTAGCAATTTTACTGAAATCTTGTATGAATCGTCTGTAAAATCCAGCATGTCCAAGGAAACTTCGTATGTCTCTAACGTTTGTGGGTGCTGGTAGACCAGTCATTACTTCAATTTTGGCTCTATCTACTTCTATTCCTGCTGCGGAGACTTTGTGTCCCAGGACTATACCATCGTTCACCATGAAATGGCATTTTTCCCAATTTAGGACAAGATTCTTTTCTTCACATCTTTCCAATACCTTGCACAGGTTGTCTAAGCAATCCTTAAAACTCGATCCGTAAACTGAAAAATCATCCATGAAAACTTCCATGAAGTCTTCGATCATATCCGTGAATATTGACATTATGCATCGTTGGAAAGTGGCTGGTGCATTacatagtccaaatggcattctgCGGTATGCAAATGTTCCGTAAGGACAAGTAAAAGTTGTATTTTCTTGATCTTCAGGATGTATCGGTATTTGGAAAAATCCCGAATATccgtcaagaaaacaaaaatatttatggttagCCAGTCTTTCGAGCATTTGATCGATGAAAGGTAAAGGAAAATGGTATTTTCTTGTAGCAGCATTCAGTTTCctgtaatcaatacacattcgaTGTCCAGTGACAGTGCGTGTGGGGATGAGTTCATCTTTATCGGTTTTAACCACCGTGATCCCTCCTTTCTTTGGCACAACATGCACAGGGCTTACCCATTTAATATCTGAGATAGGATATATAACTCCTGCATCCAGAAGTTTAATTATCTCCTTTTTCACTACCTCTTTTAGGTTTGGGTTGAGTCTTCTTTTCTGTTCTATAGACGTTTTTGCATCTTCTTCGAGGTGGATGCGGTGCATGCAAAGATCAGGGGCTATTCCGGGAATATCATCAAGAGAATACCCGATCGCTCTCCGATATTTGCGCGGCTTGTTTAAAAGCAGTGCAAGCTCTCCGTTCGTGAGATTAGCGTTAACAATGACAGGGTATGATTTATCGCAAACGAGTGCATACTTCAGGCcagctggaagtggtttcagTTCCACTTTGGGTGCTTTTTCTTTAGTCCACTTGGCCTTTGAAGAAAATGAACGATCAATAGTTTCCCTAAGGAATTTATCCGTAATGATTTcagaatcatcatcttcttcaattgTATCTCCGATACTTGCGTCCATAAGATTCGAATAATCTTCTGTTCTGCTATCTACATTCAGAATTTCTTGTTCATCAGGAGTGAATGTATCTTCTGACGAATTTGTAGCACATATATCCGTAAGGTATTCTTTTTCCAGCTCAGAATCTTCTTCTGTGTAAAAGGCATGATCGTCTATCAGAGGacgttttaatagtttttcCATGTCGAAGTTCATTGATATATCTGCGACATTTAAATCAATTTTCCTCCTCGACAATCTATTATTGCTCCTGATGTAGCTAAAAAGGGTCGTCCTAATATAAGGGGGTCTTTCGGCACTTGCTTATACTTTAGTACGACAAAATCTGCTGGTATAGAGCAACCATCAATTTCTACTGGCATATCCACTAGGATTCCCTCAGGTACCCTAATAGAGCGATCAGCTAGAACTAATGTGATAGGCGTTGGAACAAATACATCATAACCTAGTGAAACTGCTACAGAGTGtggcatgaggtttacactAGAGCCAAGATCACAGAGAGAACGAGGGAAACGTGCGTTTTGTATCTTACAATCTAGGACGAAACTCCCAGGGTCAGACCTTTTAATGGAAGTCCCTCCTTGTATTATCGCACTTACTTCCTCTGATACTAGCATGACGCTTTGTTCTCCACTTGAGGATATCATATCTTTCATGTACTTTTTCACCGAAGGGGCTATCTTAAGAGCGTCACTGAGGGACGCCTCGAAATTGATTTTATCGAAAGCTTTTTTGCAGATTGCATGCTCTAACGCTTTCTTAGTTTGCggtttgtttggaggaaaagggGGAGGAGCTCTATAGACTCTTTCAGTCCCGATAGATTGTGTATTGCTACTGCTGGTGCCAGACGGTCGATCGTTTTCCTTCCCAGAGGATCGATCGATATGCGGTTCGTCTAGATGGTCGATTTTGTCTTCGGCATCGGGATTCTCTTTGTCCAGATCCATAGTTTTCCCCTTATTCTTTTCATTTGAAGAATTTTTCCTTTGTTCTGATGTTTCTGAGTCGGAGTCGTTATCAAGCAGTTCTATGGGGTTGGAATTGCTTTTTTCCGCGTTATCGATGAGTTTTTTATTTCTGACGTCTTCTCTGGAATTCGTTTCAAGGTGTTTTCCACTTCGTAGCATCACAGCATATGCCTGGCGTTTTGCTCCAGGATTAGCATCGGTCCTTCCAGGAAGACGACCCGTCTCTCTTTTCAGAGTTGTTGCAAGGTTAGCAATTTTGTCTTCCATTCCCCGTAGATGTTCAATTAGAGAATCCATTTTCTGATTTAGCTCTCCGTAAACACTGTTTACTTTCCCGTTGAATTCGAATTTCATTTTACGGTTTCCTGTAAGAGCTTGCTTAAGATTGTATTTTTCTCTTCCGATACGAGACTGTATACAGATTTCATAGTCTCGTGTAAAGCTGTCGACGTTAAACACAGAATGAGGATCAGTATCATCTAATCCTTCTATAAAATCGAACTCATCATCTGATATAGGAAGAGTTTTATGGAAGTATGGGTACAGATTAGGTGGATTTTGATATGTCAGAAGAGAATGAAGCGGATTTAtggaattttttatttcagctaactcagtattttctattgagactatgtttttttctttctccttttcttcatcCATCTCTTCATAGGACCTTCCTCTCGCCATGTTTTCGATTAGACGTCTTGCTTCCATAGGATTTCTAGTAACGAAATTCCCTTCGCTTGTTGTATCAAGCGTTGTCTTATAGCTCAGAATAACACCTTTGTAAAAGATCTTAAGAAATTGTGGTTCTGGATAACCATGGTGGAGACATTCGAGTTCGTAACTCTTGAATCTTCCCCATGCatttttgaatgattcctgAGGATCTTGACGGAAAGTAGAGATTCGCCTCCTTACTTCCCAATAACGAGTATCGTCGAAGAATTGCTTAAGGAAAGCATTTCTAATCTCCTTCCAGCTAGTCAGGGATCCTCTTGGTAGACAGTTTAGCCATCTCAAGGCTCCCCCTTCTAATGAAAATGGGAAAAGTCTGCAACGAATATACTCATCTGGAATCAATTCCTCTAGACCCTCGATGTGGTCTTGTGGATGTTCTAGAGAAGATCCTTTAAAAGGGTTTCGACGCATCATATTATAATAGTCAGCATTAAACTTGGTTTTCGAGATGACGTTGTCAGGTATTCTGATAGCGGA is part of the Raphanus sativus cultivar WK10039 chromosome 5, ASM80110v3, whole genome shotgun sequence genome and harbors:
- the LOC108858341 gene encoding uncharacterized protein LOC108858341; this encodes MENRDISQASIDTERCQSSDADTEVSIVSSGTLSIDTTQPEAGKYPLPDANNKKVVQTEPIGQSSNISSQTTEKQGTEIPVKSNSTLDIGKEIKLPLQDYLNPNRTYSNRSAIRIPDNVISKTKFNADYYNMMRRNPFKGSSLEHPQDHIEGLEELIPDEYIRCRLFPFSLEGGALRWLNCLPRGSLTSWKEIRNAFLKQFFDDTRYWEVRRRISTFRQDPQESFKNAWGRFKSYELECLHHGYPEPQFLKIFYKGVILSYKTTLDTTSEGNFVTRNPMEARRLIENMARGSFTRDYEICIQSRIGREKYNLKQALTGNRKMKFEFNGKVNSVYGELNQKMDSLIEHLRGMEDKIANLATTLKRETGRLPGRTDANPGAKRQAYAVMLRSGKHLETNSREDVRNKKLIDNAEKSNSNPIELLDNDSDSETSEQRKNSSNEKNKGKTMDLDKENPDAEDKIDHLDEPHIDRSSGKENDRPSGTSSSNTQSIGTERVYRAPPPFPPNKPQTKKALEHAICKKAFDKINFEASLSDALKIAPSVKKYMKDMISSSGEQSVMLVSEEVSAIIQGGTSIKRSDPGSFVLDCKIQNARFPRSLCDLGSSVNLMPHSVAVSLGYDVFVPTPITLVLADRSIRVPEGILVDMPVEIDGCSIPADFVVLKYKQVPKDPLILGRPFLATSGAIIDCRGGKLI